A stretch of Myxococcus hansupus DNA encodes these proteins:
- the epsU gene encoding exopolysaccharide biosynthesis GT2 family glycosyltransferase EpsU, with product MHVVTTWTWLDVALCLVQLPVAVACGYLLTLTLLSYRPQPPSTRIAPRRKFDIIIPSHNEELGIARTVMNLSAVDYPAHLRRIIVVADNCSDATAQKAREAGALVLERQDTTKRGKGYALAHAFEFSQKEGFAEAVVVVDADTVVSPNLLTAFALRIEGAEGEKGQTESAHAMQAHYGVMNPTASWRTRLMTIALGMFHKVRSQGREALGVSCGLRGNGMCFTHHALDKVPHDAFSVVEDLEYGIRLARSGFRVHYVWEAEVLGEMVSAEKQSRSQRQRWEGGRAQMRKLHGWPLLKDGLSKKDGTLLDLAMDVLVPPLSQLVLAAVGCSVLAGAFSVVSGAPMPWALGVAGFSLTSLGLYVLRGWWVSGVGARGLLDLAWAPVYVVWKVWLMIRGPGAEKRGEWVRTSREGENR from the coding sequence GTGCATGTCGTGACAACGTGGACGTGGTTGGACGTGGCGCTGTGCCTGGTGCAGCTTCCCGTGGCGGTGGCGTGTGGCTACCTGCTGACCCTGACGCTGTTGTCCTATCGGCCCCAGCCGCCCTCGACGCGCATCGCGCCGAGGCGGAAGTTCGACATCATCATCCCTTCCCACAACGAGGAGCTGGGCATCGCCCGGACGGTGATGAACCTGTCCGCGGTCGACTACCCGGCCCACCTGCGGCGCATCATCGTGGTGGCGGACAACTGCTCGGACGCGACGGCGCAGAAGGCCCGTGAGGCGGGCGCGCTGGTGCTGGAGCGCCAGGACACGACGAAGCGGGGCAAGGGCTACGCGCTGGCCCACGCCTTCGAGTTCAGCCAGAAGGAAGGCTTCGCCGAGGCCGTGGTCGTGGTGGACGCGGACACGGTGGTGTCGCCCAACCTGCTCACCGCGTTCGCGCTGCGCATCGAGGGTGCCGAAGGTGAGAAGGGCCAGACGGAATCTGCGCACGCCATGCAGGCGCACTACGGGGTGATGAACCCCACGGCGTCCTGGCGCACGCGGCTGATGACCATCGCGCTGGGCATGTTCCACAAGGTGCGCTCGCAGGGACGCGAGGCGCTGGGCGTGTCGTGCGGCCTGCGCGGCAACGGCATGTGCTTCACGCACCACGCGCTGGACAAGGTGCCGCATGACGCCTTCAGCGTGGTGGAGGACTTGGAGTACGGCATCCGTCTGGCCCGCAGCGGCTTCCGCGTGCACTACGTCTGGGAGGCGGAGGTGCTGGGGGAGATGGTGTCCGCGGAGAAGCAGAGCCGCTCGCAGCGGCAGCGCTGGGAGGGCGGGCGCGCGCAGATGCGCAAGCTGCACGGGTGGCCGCTGTTGAAGGACGGGTTGAGCAAGAAGGACGGCACGCTGTTGGACCTGGCCATGGACGTGCTGGTGCCGCCGCTGAGCCAATTGGTGCTGGCGGCCGTGGGCTGCTCGGTGCTGGCGGGGGCGTTCTCGGTGGTGTCCGGTGCGCCCATGCCGTGGGCGCTGGGCGTGGCGGGCTTCAGCCTGACGAGCCTGGGGCTCTACGTGCTGCGCGGCTGGTGGGTGTCCGGCGTGGGGGCTCGGGGTCTGTTGGACCTGGCCTGGGCGCCTGTGTACGTGGTGTGGAAGGTGTGGCTCATGATTCGCGGCCCCGGCGCGGAGAAGCGCGGCGAGTGGGTGCGGACCTCGCGTGAGGGCGAGAACCGGTAG
- a CDS encoding efflux RND transporter periplasmic adaptor subunit: protein MNRTLLLGLWAFSTAACSGASAPPAPPERAAPAPLKEGVVQLAEASRAFVTVTPVKADASSAAVQAPARVAFRDGALSRVVPPLAGRVVSVHVRTGDTVKPGDALVTLDCPEAAAARTAVATATATLREAQLAFEREVRMFEQGVTTERERLAAETRLAEMQAELARAKASVGFVGTGNGTTVVLRAPLAGTVLSRSAVDGLAVQPGGDPLVEVGDPSALWVMADVFERDLSLVHEGARVQVTLPSVHAPLAGKVEWVGAVVAGGSRTAPVRITLDTPANGLRPGMFGRVRIDSPDAILTLPVEAVLLRNGKDSVVYVQEAAAGTYVRRPVVVAQPVDGRVQVIGGLSPGEQVVTRGALLLDGAADQLL from the coding sequence ATGAACAGGACCCTGCTCCTTGGCCTCTGGGCCTTCTCCACCGCCGCCTGCTCGGGCGCCTCCGCCCCTCCCGCCCCCCCCGAGCGCGCGGCCCCCGCGCCTCTGAAGGAGGGCGTGGTGCAGCTCGCCGAGGCCTCCCGGGCCTTCGTCACTGTCACCCCGGTGAAGGCGGATGCCAGCAGCGCGGCGGTCCAGGCCCCGGCGCGCGTGGCCTTCCGAGATGGAGCGCTGTCCCGCGTGGTGCCGCCCTTGGCGGGTCGGGTGGTGAGCGTCCATGTGCGCACCGGTGACACCGTGAAGCCGGGGGATGCGCTCGTGACACTGGACTGCCCGGAGGCCGCGGCGGCGCGCACGGCGGTGGCCACGGCGACGGCGACGCTGCGCGAGGCCCAGTTGGCCTTCGAGCGCGAGGTCCGCATGTTCGAGCAGGGCGTCACCACCGAGCGCGAGCGGCTGGCGGCGGAGACGCGGCTGGCGGAGATGCAGGCGGAGCTGGCGCGGGCGAAGGCGTCGGTGGGCTTCGTGGGCACGGGCAACGGAACGACGGTGGTGCTGCGCGCGCCGCTGGCGGGCACGGTGCTGAGCCGGAGCGCGGTGGACGGCCTCGCCGTGCAGCCGGGCGGGGACCCGTTGGTGGAGGTGGGTGACCCCTCCGCGCTGTGGGTGATGGCGGACGTGTTCGAGCGCGACCTGTCCCTGGTGCACGAGGGCGCGCGGGTGCAGGTGACGCTGCCGTCGGTGCACGCGCCGCTGGCGGGCAAGGTGGAGTGGGTGGGCGCGGTGGTGGCTGGGGGCTCGCGGACGGCGCCGGTGCGCATCACCCTGGACACGCCCGCCAACGGGCTGCGCCCCGGCATGTTCGGGCGCGTCCGCATCGACTCGCCGGACGCCATCCTGACGCTGCCGGTGGAGGCGGTGCTGCTGCGCAACGGCAAGGACTCGGTGGTGTACGTGCAGGAGGCGGCCGCGGGCACCTACGTGCGGCGGCCTGTCGTCGTCGCCCAGCCGGTGGATGGGCGGGTGCAGGTCATCGGCGGTCTCTCACCGGGTGAGCAGGTCGTCACTCGCGGCGCGCTGCTGCTGGACGGCGCGGCGGACCAGCTTCTCTAG
- a CDS encoding YfbK domain-containing protein: MQSFARSALCVFLLLSAFLARAQDGYGTIIGMVEDVTTQKPLADVIVSATSPNLPGEYVVVTDAQGHYRLPHLPSGKYTLRYELEQYELYERSAIALGAQRTLRVNVKLLPASMGRTAAAAPPPRLDVGSTTMGVNVDQEFIKRIAVARPGAQGGPTRSFESLAELSPGSANDHYGASINGPPASILPSQTVSRRGVRTPPKEPQLVLGIVEPSEPTPAPVSPFHMYFQGYGVNPTVNTEEERFSTFSVDTDSASYSLTRAYLERGSLPDERAVRVEEFVNSFDYGYSPQRDAPFNVQMEGFPSPVRKGYHVVHIGVKAQEVTHTERKPSHLVFVIDVSGSMEMESRLGLVKRSLYLLVNALDERDQVSIVVYGSTARQVLEPTSATHKHVIRAAIESLHTEGVTNAQAGLELGYSLAASHFVEGGINRVILCSDGVANTGITDADGIWNRIREHAEKGITLSTVGFGMGNYNDVLMERLSHVGEGNYAYVDRLQEAHRLFVRDLTGTLQVVAKDVKLQVEFNPKAVSHFRLLGYENRMLTKEQFSDDRVDAGEVGAGHSVTALYEVKLTEASKSLGTLRIRYKAPMGGASKLIEKPLPSKVLRPAYGSAAPPTRLSYVAAAFAEKLRGSYWVRTLSYDTLGSLWQELGQPLKERADVVELGGLIQKARAMDRRTDRFEAFAPVSTMDFDRVPTLP, encoded by the coding sequence ATGCAGTCCTTCGCACGCAGTGCGCTGTGCGTCTTCCTGTTGCTGTCGGCCTTCCTCGCGCGGGCCCAAGATGGCTACGGCACCATCATTGGCATGGTGGAAGACGTAACGACCCAGAAGCCCCTCGCCGACGTCATCGTGAGCGCGACCTCGCCCAATCTTCCGGGCGAGTACGTCGTCGTGACAGATGCGCAGGGCCACTACCGGCTCCCGCATCTTCCCTCGGGCAAGTACACGCTTCGCTACGAGTTGGAGCAGTACGAACTCTATGAACGCTCCGCCATTGCCCTGGGCGCGCAGCGCACCCTCCGCGTCAACGTGAAGTTACTCCCCGCGAGCATGGGCAGAACGGCAGCGGCGGCTCCGCCGCCAAGACTCGACGTGGGTTCCACGACGATGGGCGTGAACGTCGACCAGGAGTTCATCAAGCGCATCGCCGTCGCCCGGCCTGGTGCCCAAGGTGGGCCCACACGGTCCTTTGAAAGCCTCGCGGAGCTTTCACCCGGGAGCGCCAACGACCACTACGGCGCGAGCATCAACGGGCCGCCGGCGTCCATCTTGCCCTCGCAGACCGTGAGCCGCCGTGGCGTTCGCACACCACCGAAGGAGCCTCAGCTCGTCCTCGGTATCGTCGAGCCCTCCGAACCGACTCCGGCGCCGGTCTCCCCGTTCCACATGTACTTCCAGGGGTACGGCGTCAATCCCACCGTCAACACCGAGGAAGAGCGCTTCTCCACCTTCTCCGTCGACACGGATTCCGCGTCGTACTCGCTGACGCGGGCCTACCTGGAACGCGGAAGCCTGCCCGACGAACGCGCCGTCCGCGTGGAGGAGTTCGTCAACAGCTTCGACTACGGCTACTCGCCCCAGCGCGACGCCCCCTTCAACGTCCAGATGGAGGGATTCCCTTCGCCCGTGCGCAAGGGCTACCACGTGGTCCACATCGGCGTGAAAGCCCAGGAGGTCACCCACACGGAGCGCAAGCCGAGCCACCTCGTGTTCGTCATCGACGTGTCCGGCTCCATGGAGATGGAGAGCCGGCTGGGTCTGGTGAAACGGTCGCTCTACCTGCTCGTGAACGCGTTGGACGAACGCGACCAGGTGTCCATCGTCGTGTATGGCTCCACCGCGAGGCAGGTGCTGGAGCCGACGAGCGCCACGCACAAGCACGTCATCCGCGCCGCCATCGAGAGTCTCCACACCGAGGGCGTCACCAACGCCCAGGCGGGACTGGAGCTGGGCTATTCGCTCGCGGCCTCGCACTTCGTGGAGGGCGGCATCAACCGCGTCATCTTGTGCTCGGACGGCGTGGCCAACACCGGAATCACGGACGCGGATGGCATCTGGAACCGCATCCGTGAACACGCGGAGAAGGGCATCACGCTGTCCACCGTGGGCTTCGGCATGGGCAACTACAACGACGTGCTGATGGAGCGCCTGTCTCACGTTGGCGAGGGCAACTACGCGTACGTCGACCGTCTCCAGGAAGCCCACCGACTCTTCGTCCGTGACCTCACCGGTACACTCCAGGTGGTGGCCAAGGACGTGAAGCTCCAGGTGGAGTTCAATCCGAAGGCCGTGTCCCACTTCCGACTGCTTGGCTACGAGAACCGCATGCTCACGAAGGAGCAGTTCTCCGATGACCGCGTGGACGCGGGCGAAGTCGGCGCGGGCCACTCCGTCACCGCGCTCTATGAAGTGAAGCTGACCGAGGCCTCGAAGTCCCTCGGCACCCTGCGCATCCGCTACAAGGCGCCCATGGGCGGGGCCTCCAAGCTCATCGAGAAGCCGCTGCCCTCCAAGGTGCTACGCCCCGCCTATGGCAGCGCCGCACCGCCCACGCGCCTGTCCTACGTGGCCGCCGCCTTCGCCGAGAAGCTCCGAGGCTCGTACTGGGTGCGCACCCTCAGCTACGACACCCTGGGCTCCCTGTGGCAGGAGCTCGGACAGCCGCTGAAGGAGCGTGCGGATGTCGTGGAGCTGGGAGGCCTCATCCAGAAGGCTCGCGCGATGGACCGCCGCACGGACCGCTTCGAGGCCTTCGCTCCGGTGAGCACGATGGACTTCGACCGCGTGCCCACCCTGCCCTGA
- a CDS encoding TolC family protein — translation MKRFITWGTLCLLMAGSAGAEQAAAPVTLEQKRTGTAPPSELTLEQALTLLDERSPWTAAERARVDVAAADRVEANILPNPSFSYGTQLLAAGVNTGSSVVHELSLEQPLLIFGQRGVRRELAERNVSAEQARVKASVAERAFAVREAFAALLTNQEELRVLQETSVDLGRVEKVVKGRASAGDSSRYDVERIEVESRALEVEVMNARASVDDASGRLAALLGIEGWHPRAQGTLRTTESLPDLPLLWESAQQRRPSLVAARARQEVARGGLDVARRDRLPVPSVAAGVMLTRNEKSTIAMVGVGLPLPLFDRNQGSIARASAEMQAEARALDAELAEARAELSRAHAVLEGRKSALVRLEQDVVERLPTMRRMAEDAYREGRGGILELLDAFRSLKDMRVLHLKQMETVKVAEASVLFAAGMDAAP, via the coding sequence ATGAAGCGGTTCATCACATGGGGCACCCTGTGCCTGCTGATGGCCGGGAGCGCGGGCGCGGAGCAGGCCGCGGCCCCCGTGACGCTGGAGCAGAAGCGGACCGGGACCGCGCCGCCGTCCGAGCTCACGCTGGAGCAGGCGCTGACGCTGTTGGACGAGCGCAGCCCCTGGACCGCGGCGGAGCGTGCACGCGTGGACGTGGCGGCGGCGGACCGGGTCGAGGCGAACATCCTGCCCAACCCGTCGTTCAGCTACGGCACGCAGTTGCTGGCGGCGGGGGTGAACACGGGCTCGTCCGTGGTGCACGAGCTGTCGTTGGAGCAGCCGCTGCTCATCTTCGGGCAGCGGGGTGTCCGCCGTGAATTGGCGGAGCGCAACGTGTCCGCGGAGCAGGCGCGGGTGAAGGCCTCGGTGGCGGAGCGGGCGTTCGCCGTGCGCGAGGCCTTCGCGGCGCTGCTGACGAACCAGGAGGAGCTGCGCGTCCTGCAGGAGACGTCGGTGGACCTGGGCCGGGTGGAGAAGGTGGTGAAGGGCCGCGCCTCGGCGGGTGATTCCAGCCGGTACGACGTGGAGCGCATCGAAGTGGAGAGCCGCGCGTTGGAGGTGGAGGTGATGAACGCGCGTGCCAGCGTGGACGATGCCTCCGGGCGGTTGGCGGCGTTGCTCGGCATCGAAGGGTGGCACCCTCGGGCGCAGGGCACGCTGCGCACCACCGAGTCCCTGCCGGACCTTCCGCTCCTGTGGGAGTCGGCGCAGCAGCGCCGGCCGTCGCTGGTGGCGGCGAGGGCGCGGCAGGAGGTGGCGCGTGGTGGGCTGGACGTGGCGCGCAGGGACCGGCTGCCGGTGCCCTCCGTGGCGGCGGGCGTGATGCTCACGCGCAACGAGAAGAGCACCATCGCCATGGTGGGCGTGGGGTTGCCGTTGCCGCTGTTCGACCGGAACCAGGGTTCCATCGCCCGGGCGTCCGCGGAGATGCAGGCGGAGGCCCGCGCGTTGGACGCGGAGCTGGCCGAGGCCCGCGCGGAGCTGTCCCGGGCGCACGCCGTCCTGGAGGGCCGCAAGAGCGCGCTGGTGCGCTTGGAGCAGGACGTGGTGGAGCGGCTGCCCACGATGCGCCGGATGGCGGAGGACGCCTACCGCGAGGGCCGAGGCGGCATCCTGGAGTTGCTGGACGCGTTCCGGTCGCTCAAGGACATGCGCGTGCTCCACTTGAAGCAGATGGAGACGGTGAAGGTCGCGGAGGCCTCGGTGCTCTTCGCGGCGGGGATGGACGCGGCGCCCTGA
- a CDS encoding efflux RND transporter permease subunit: MLRALIAFCVKSRLPVLLLTLGIGLFGVKAYLETPVEAFPDVTNLQVNVIAQMPGLAPEEIERQVTVPLERVLNGTPGMVQMRSESLFGLSLIFLTFDDGVDPFRARTIVGERMSNADMPDGADVRLAPEATPLGKIYQFRVLSDRHTLTETRSEMEWNIARHLRQVPGVADVLSLGGFLKEFHVQVDPSRLLAHELTLADVTEALERSNRNVGGGFLRQGDQELLIRGVGYLRNARDVQSIVLKSEDGTPVTVGDVARVVASHTPRRGSVSHNLDMDVTEGVVLLRRGENPSTVLEGVHAKVAELNSHVLPKGMRIEAFYDRNDLVGHTLSTVHHNLMHGALLVVAVAWLFLRSLRCSLIVASVIPLALLTAFIGLKMVGLPANLISMGAIDFGILVDGAVVLVENVLHEAGVQRPRKRREMLGLILRSALDVARPTFFAMAIIIAALIPVFTLERVEGRIFRPLSLTYSFALVGALVFALTVVPALCALLLRPQDAEVKEPKLLTTLRDGYARAVSWLMPRKVMVFASMAALVLVTGVVGSRVGSEFLPELDEGDINIFVEMPASISLGKGADILLEVRRRLLDFPEVKEVLVEQGRPEDGTDNEAVNMGKTFVRFNAEETWRKGWDKERLVREMRASLLEIPGVAFNFSQPIKDSVEEAISGVRGKVVLKIFGTDLAAMRGTLEQAVTSLQKVEGVVDLGLYRDSSVPQLQVVLDRPALARVGVDVAAAQDLVETALGGRVVTELWEQERPVPVRVILPGSERDDEARIGNIRVPTANGGQVPLREVAKLEKALGRASINREANSRTLALKFNVEGRDMGSTIQEAMATVEREVTVPEGTFLKWGGEFENQERALGRLAVIVPISFLVVFALLYAALGSMRSAGAVLAGAPFAMCGGVLALAVTGIPLSVSAAVGFITLLGQVCLASLLVVSAVDDRRKAGEALDTALPAGAASRFRAVLMTALLAMLGLMPAALSSGAGSETQRPFAVVIIGGLVTAVLVSLFALPAFYAVIVGNSTSSSGSKDDEDLDLDEGVGHLEPKGHGPVHGTTGVAA; the protein is encoded by the coding sequence ATGTTGAGAGCACTCATCGCGTTTTGTGTGAAGAGCCGCCTGCCCGTCCTGTTGCTGACGCTGGGCATCGGTCTCTTCGGTGTGAAGGCCTACCTGGAGACGCCGGTGGAGGCGTTTCCGGACGTCACCAACCTCCAGGTGAACGTCATCGCGCAGATGCCCGGGCTGGCGCCCGAGGAAATCGAGCGGCAGGTGACGGTGCCCCTGGAGCGCGTGCTCAACGGCACGCCGGGCATGGTGCAGATGCGCAGCGAGAGCCTCTTCGGGCTGTCGCTCATCTTCCTCACCTTCGATGACGGCGTGGACCCGTTCCGGGCGCGCACCATCGTGGGGGAGCGCATGTCCAACGCGGACATGCCGGACGGCGCCGACGTGCGGCTGGCGCCCGAGGCCACGCCGCTGGGCAAAATCTACCAGTTCCGCGTGCTGAGCGACCGGCACACCCTCACCGAGACGCGCTCGGAGATGGAGTGGAACATCGCGCGGCACCTGCGCCAGGTGCCCGGCGTGGCGGACGTGCTCAGCCTGGGCGGCTTCCTAAAGGAGTTCCACGTGCAGGTGGACCCGTCGCGGCTGCTCGCGCACGAGCTGACGCTGGCGGACGTCACCGAGGCGCTGGAGCGCTCCAACCGCAACGTGGGCGGCGGCTTCCTGCGCCAGGGTGACCAGGAGCTGCTCATCCGCGGCGTGGGCTACCTGCGCAACGCGCGGGACGTGCAGAGCATCGTGCTCAAGAGCGAGGACGGCACGCCGGTGACGGTGGGCGACGTGGCGCGCGTGGTGGCGTCGCACACGCCGCGCCGCGGCTCGGTGAGCCACAACCTGGACATGGACGTCACCGAGGGCGTCGTCCTGCTGCGCCGCGGGGAGAACCCCAGCACGGTGCTGGAGGGCGTGCACGCGAAGGTGGCGGAGCTGAACTCGCACGTGCTGCCCAAGGGCATGCGCATCGAGGCCTTCTACGACCGGAACGATTTGGTGGGGCACACGCTGTCCACGGTGCACCACAACCTGATGCACGGCGCGCTGCTGGTGGTGGCGGTGGCGTGGCTGTTCCTGCGCAGCCTGCGCTGCTCGCTCATCGTCGCGTCCGTCATCCCGCTGGCGCTGCTGACCGCGTTCATCGGCCTGAAGATGGTGGGCCTGCCCGCCAACCTCATCTCCATGGGCGCCATCGACTTCGGCATCCTCGTGGATGGCGCGGTGGTGCTGGTGGAGAACGTGTTGCATGAGGCGGGCGTGCAGCGGCCCCGGAAGCGGCGGGAGATGCTGGGCCTCATCCTGCGCTCGGCGCTGGACGTGGCGCGGCCGACCTTCTTCGCGATGGCCATCATCATCGCCGCGCTCATCCCCGTCTTCACGCTGGAGCGCGTGGAAGGCCGCATCTTCCGTCCGCTGTCGCTGACGTACAGCTTCGCGCTGGTGGGCGCGCTCGTCTTCGCGCTGACGGTGGTGCCCGCCCTGTGCGCGCTGCTGCTGCGGCCCCAGGACGCGGAAGTGAAGGAGCCGAAGCTGTTGACGACGCTGCGGGACGGCTACGCCCGCGCGGTGTCCTGGCTGATGCCGCGCAAGGTGATGGTGTTCGCGAGCATGGCGGCGCTGGTGCTCGTCACCGGCGTGGTGGGCTCGCGGGTGGGCAGTGAGTTCCTCCCGGAGCTGGACGAAGGTGACATCAACATCTTCGTGGAGATGCCGGCCAGCATCTCCCTGGGCAAGGGCGCGGACATCCTCCTGGAGGTGCGGCGCCGGCTGCTCGACTTCCCCGAGGTGAAGGAGGTGCTCGTCGAGCAGGGCCGCCCGGAGGACGGCACGGACAACGAAGCCGTGAACATGGGCAAGACCTTCGTCCGCTTCAACGCCGAGGAGACGTGGCGCAAGGGCTGGGACAAGGAGCGGCTGGTGCGGGAGATGCGCGCCTCGCTGCTGGAGATTCCGGGCGTCGCCTTCAACTTCTCGCAGCCCATCAAGGACAGCGTGGAGGAGGCCATCAGCGGCGTGCGTGGCAAGGTGGTGCTGAAGATTTTCGGCACCGACCTGGCGGCCATGCGCGGCACGTTGGAGCAGGCCGTCACGTCGCTCCAGAAGGTGGAGGGCGTGGTGGACCTGGGGCTCTACCGCGACTCCAGCGTGCCGCAGCTCCAGGTGGTGCTGGACCGCCCGGCGCTGGCGCGCGTGGGCGTGGACGTGGCCGCGGCGCAGGACCTGGTGGAGACGGCGCTGGGCGGCCGGGTGGTGACGGAGCTGTGGGAGCAGGAGCGGCCCGTCCCGGTGCGCGTCATCCTCCCGGGCTCGGAGCGGGATGACGAGGCGCGCATCGGCAACATCCGGGTGCCCACCGCCAATGGCGGCCAGGTGCCGTTGCGCGAGGTGGCGAAGCTGGAGAAGGCGCTGGGCCGCGCGAGCATCAATCGCGAGGCGAACAGCCGCACCCTGGCGCTGAAGTTCAACGTGGAGGGCCGCGACATGGGCTCCACCATCCAGGAGGCCATGGCCACGGTGGAGCGCGAGGTGACGGTGCCCGAAGGCACGTTCCTCAAGTGGGGCGGCGAGTTCGAGAACCAGGAGCGCGCGCTGGGCCGGCTGGCGGTCATCGTGCCCATCTCGTTCCTGGTGGTGTTCGCGCTGCTGTACGCGGCGCTGGGCTCCATGCGCAGCGCGGGCGCGGTGTTGGCGGGAGCGCCCTTCGCGATGTGCGGCGGCGTGCTCGCGCTGGCCGTCACGGGCATCCCGTTGTCCGTGAGCGCGGCGGTGGGCTTCATCACGCTGCTGGGGCAGGTGTGTCTGGCGTCGCTGCTGGTGGTGAGCGCGGTGGATGACCGGCGCAAGGCGGGCGAGGCGCTGGACACGGCGCTTCCGGCGGGCGCGGCCAGCCGCTTCCGCGCGGTGCTGATGACGGCGCTGCTGGCGATGCTGGGGCTGATGCCGGCGGCGCTCTCCAGCGGCGCGGGCAGCGAGACGCAGCGGCCCTTCGCGGTGGTCATCATCGGCGGGCTGGTGACGGCGGTGCTGGTGTCGCTGTTCGCGCTGCCGGCCTTCTACGCCGTCATCGTGGGCAACAGCACGTCCTCCTCGGGCTCGAAGGATGACGAGGACCTGGACCTGGACGAGGGCGTGGGGCACCTCGAGCCGAAGGGCCACGGCCCCGTGCACGGCACGACGGGGGTGGCGGCGTGA
- the epsV gene encoding PCP family exopolysaccharide biosynthesis protein EpsV translates to MTVPAPGAPGPRPSLMPAPQPAFTPERPETNAPADLIDWGFAIDAVFYLKNAVLRHWFLALVVMGTVSALAVGVSKIMPRKYRVETRMLTQRNFIISSLANPGRSIPVDADQPTRAAWEMVMKHDNLRSIVAQAKLVEYWELQRSPASRLKEQVLRKPPAPMSDDDKRDALTAMLEQAMIVGVEGGTGTVSIGVEWSDPQLALDIVKAAQQNFLDMRQAAEMGAVQEAITILEKQVIDEAAGIQQAIGQLNAAVKRVEARQKKEEAKKGRRGGAAAAANAALGINTDHLLAQMRFMIQTKRRAIGDVEDFRSRRLTELRNQLSEQRVIYSPQHPIITDLEQRISSLQEDSPQLVALRSEMTELINEYVRNGGDPAELESGLTTAALGGATFGGTPASDDPEVSVAADKVRMLVMRHQEKTRRLDQARTELEISRASMKHRFSVLAPPTFPERPSKPKVQLIVAAGVVGGIGLGIFAALALDIIRRRILEKWQVERILKLPVLAELERR, encoded by the coding sequence GTGACAGTCCCCGCGCCCGGGGCTCCCGGGCCGCGCCCATCGTTGATGCCCGCGCCGCAGCCCGCCTTCACTCCGGAGCGTCCGGAGACGAACGCCCCGGCGGACCTCATCGACTGGGGCTTCGCCATCGACGCGGTCTTCTATTTGAAGAACGCGGTGCTGCGGCACTGGTTCCTCGCCCTGGTGGTGATGGGCACGGTGTCCGCGCTGGCCGTGGGCGTCAGCAAAATCATGCCGCGCAAGTACCGCGTGGAGACGCGGATGCTGACGCAGCGCAACTTCATCATCTCCTCGCTGGCCAACCCCGGGCGCTCCATCCCCGTGGACGCGGACCAGCCCACGCGCGCCGCGTGGGAGATGGTGATGAAGCACGACAACCTGCGCTCCATCGTCGCGCAGGCGAAGCTGGTGGAGTACTGGGAGCTTCAGCGCTCACCGGCGAGCCGGCTGAAGGAGCAGGTGCTGCGCAAGCCGCCCGCGCCCATGTCGGACGACGACAAGCGCGACGCGCTCACCGCCATGCTCGAGCAGGCGATGATTGTGGGCGTGGAGGGTGGCACGGGCACGGTCTCCATCGGCGTGGAGTGGAGCGACCCGCAGCTCGCGCTCGACATCGTGAAGGCCGCGCAGCAGAACTTCCTCGACATGCGCCAGGCGGCGGAGATGGGCGCGGTGCAGGAGGCCATCACCATCCTGGAGAAGCAGGTGATTGACGAGGCCGCGGGCATCCAGCAGGCCATTGGCCAGCTCAACGCGGCGGTGAAGCGCGTGGAGGCCCGGCAGAAGAAGGAAGAGGCCAAGAAGGGGCGGCGGGGCGGCGCCGCGGCCGCGGCCAACGCCGCGCTGGGCATCAACACCGACCACCTGCTGGCGCAGATGCGCTTCATGATTCAGACGAAGCGCCGCGCCATTGGTGACGTCGAGGACTTCCGCTCGCGGCGGCTGACGGAGCTGCGCAACCAGCTCTCCGAGCAGCGCGTCATCTATTCGCCGCAGCACCCCATCATCACCGACCTGGAGCAGCGCATCTCCTCGCTCCAGGAGGACTCGCCGCAGCTCGTGGCGCTGCGCTCGGAGATGACGGAGCTCATCAACGAGTACGTGCGCAACGGCGGTGACCCGGCGGAGCTGGAGTCCGGACTGACGACGGCCGCGCTGGGCGGCGCGACGTTCGGCGGCACGCCCGCGTCGGATGACCCGGAGGTGTCCGTGGCGGCGGACAAGGTGCGCATGCTGGTGATGCGGCACCAGGAGAAGACGCGGCGGCTGGACCAGGCGCGCACGGAGCTGGAGATTTCCCGCGCGTCCATGAAGCACCGCTTCAGCGTGCTGGCGCCGCCCACCTTCCCGGAGCGGCCGTCCAAGCCGAAGGTGCAGCTCATCGTCGCCGCGGGCGTGGTGGGTGGCATTGGCCTGGGCATCTTCGCGGCGCTGGCGTTGGACATCATCCGCCGGCGGATTCTGGAGAAGTGGCAGGTCGAGCGGATTCTGAAGCTACCGGTGCTGGCGGAGCTGGAGCGCCGCTGA
- the epsW gene encoding exopolysaccharide biosynthesis response regulator EpsW, translated as MVSDLRTVLLVEDAPFFRKMLGDYLRDMGFKEVVELPSGRAALKHLETASRPDLVCLDLTLPDISGYDLCEHIRRTPVMADVPVLVVSARDLPEDKAHAEEAGANGYLGKPFTQEEFTRRVQSLLKSSAARRTP; from the coding sequence ATGGTGTCCGACTTGCGCACGGTCCTCTTGGTGGAGGACGCCCCCTTCTTTCGGAAGATGCTGGGCGACTACCTGCGGGACATGGGGTTCAAGGAAGTGGTGGAGCTGCCCAGTGGGCGCGCCGCGCTCAAGCATCTGGAGACCGCCTCGCGTCCGGACCTGGTGTGCCTGGACCTGACGCTGCCGGACATCTCCGGCTATGACCTCTGCGAGCACATCCGCCGCACGCCGGTGATGGCGGACGTGCCGGTGCTGGTGGTGAGCGCGCGGGATTTGCCCGAGGACAAGGCCCACGCCGAGGAGGCGGGCGCCAACGGCTACCTGGGCAAGCCCTTCACGCAGGAGGAGTTCACCCGCCGGGTGCAGTCGCTCCTCAAGAGCAGCGCGGCGAGGAGGACTCCGTGA